Proteins co-encoded in one Marinobacter qingdaonensis genomic window:
- a CDS encoding ComEA family DNA-binding protein, whose translation MKRTPFIATLVLLISLFTGFAHAEPVAININTADVATLAELTGVGQSKAEAIVAYREANGPFQAPADLAQVKGIGARTVEKNADRLTVK comes from the coding sequence ATGAAACGCACTCCCTTTATTGCCACCCTCGTTCTGTTGATCAGCCTGTTCACCGGCTTTGCTCACGCCGAACCGGTCGCCATCAACATCAACACCGCGGATGTGGCCACCCTGGCGGAACTGACCGGCGTTGGCCAGAGCAAGGCCGAAGCCATTGTCGCCTACCGCGAAGCCAACGGTCCCTTCCAGGCCCCGGCCGATCTGGCCCAGGTAAAAGGCATTGGCGCTCGCACCGTCGAGAAGAACGCCGACCGCCTGACCGTGAAGTAA
- the urtA gene encoding urea ABC transporter substrate-binding protein, translating into MSIKKHVKLGLSALALSISFNSVAAEDPIKVGILHSLSGTMAISESTLKDTMLMLIEKQNEAGGVLGRQLEPVVVDPASNWPLFAEKARELLAKEEVDVIFGNWTSVSRKSVLPVVEELNGLLFYPVQYEGEESSENVFYTGAAPNQQAIPAVDYLMNDIGVERWVLAGTDYVYPRTTNKILETYLKDKGVAADDIMINYTPFGHSNWQAIVSDIKKFGSAGKKTAVVSTINGDANVPFYRELGNQGIDAADIPVVAFSVGEQELSGIDTGPLVGHLAAWNYFMSVDTDANYDFIDAWVEYTGNEDAVTNDPMEAHYIGFNMYIEAVKKAGTADVDAVKDAIIGVSVPNLTGGYATMMPNHHITKPVLIGEIQDNGQFSVVWETPSTVAGDAWSDFLPGSKDLISDWRKPLFCGNFNVVTGTCGGKADVAAN; encoded by the coding sequence ATGAGCATCAAGAAACACGTGAAGCTGGGCCTCTCTGCACTCGCCCTGTCCATCTCCTTTAACTCCGTTGCCGCCGAAGACCCGATCAAGGTCGGTATCCTGCACTCCCTGTCCGGCACCATGGCGATCAGTGAATCCACCCTGAAAGACACCATGCTGATGCTGATCGAAAAGCAGAACGAAGCCGGCGGTGTATTGGGCCGTCAGCTTGAGCCGGTGGTGGTCGACCCCGCTTCCAACTGGCCGCTGTTTGCCGAGAAGGCCCGCGAACTGCTGGCGAAAGAAGAAGTGGACGTGATCTTCGGCAACTGGACCTCCGTGTCCCGTAAGTCCGTACTGCCGGTGGTGGAAGAATTGAACGGCCTGTTGTTCTACCCGGTCCAGTACGAAGGTGAAGAATCCTCCGAGAACGTGTTCTACACCGGCGCCGCGCCCAACCAGCAGGCGATCCCGGCGGTGGACTACCTGATGAACGACATCGGCGTTGAGCGCTGGGTCCTGGCCGGCACCGACTACGTCTACCCGCGCACCACCAACAAGATCCTCGAGACCTACCTCAAGGACAAGGGCGTGGCCGCTGACGACATCATGATCAACTACACCCCGTTTGGTCACTCCAACTGGCAGGCCATCGTCTCCGACATCAAGAAGTTCGGCAGCGCCGGCAAGAAGACCGCCGTGGTCTCCACCATCAACGGCGACGCCAACGTGCCGTTCTACCGCGAGCTGGGTAACCAGGGCATCGACGCCGCCGACATCCCGGTCGTTGCCTTCTCCGTGGGTGAGCAGGAGCTGTCCGGCATCGACACCGGCCCGCTGGTCGGCCACCTCGCGGCCTGGAACTACTTCATGAGCGTGGACACTGACGCCAACTACGACTTCATCGATGCCTGGGTTGAGTACACCGGCAACGAAGACGCCGTCACCAACGACCCGATGGAAGCCCACTACATCGGCTTCAACATGTACATCGAAGCGGTCAAGAAAGCCGGTACTGCCGACGTGGACGCGGTGAAAGACGCCATCATCGGCGTGAGCGTACCGAACCTGACCGGCGGCTACGCCACCATGATGCCGAACCACCACATCACCAAGCCGGTGCTGATTGGCGAGATCCAGGACAACGGCCAGTTCTCCGTGGTCTGGGAAACCCCGTCCACCGTCGCGGGCGATGCCTGGTCTGACTTCCTGCCGGGTTCCAAGGACCTGATCAGTGACTGGCGCAAGCCGCTGTTCTGCGGCAACTTCAACGTGGTTACCGGCACCTGTGGCGGTAAAGCCGACGTTGCGGCCAACTGA